The genomic interval CCGCCCAAAATGTTTTTGTCCAACAGCTTGTTAATCGATGCCGCTGCCCAGTGCCCTGCTGTATCCTTGAAATGCGGCTCAGGGTCTGGGCTCGGTGTTGGAACCGGACTTGGTGTTGGGTTCGTTCCAGGGTTTGGCGTCGGACTAGGCGTTGGATCTGGACTCGGACTTGGTGTAGGGTCCGGGCTAGGGCTCGGTGTTGGATCTGGAGTTGGGCTAGGCTCTACGCCAGTGTCCTTCTTTTTCTCCACCGTTACGACAACCTTAGCTGTAAATCCGCCGTCTACCGTCACAACCGTAAGGGTAGCTGTTCCTTCTTTTAGAGCTGTAACAATGCCGTTTGTATCGACTGATGCAATGGCTGCTGCATCGCTGGACCATAACACGGCTTTATTATCCGCATTCAGCGGTGCAACTTCTGCATTCAGTTGCAGCTGCTCTTCTTCCTTCAGCGTAACCGCATCCTTGTTCACCGTAACTCCTGTTACATGAACAGCCGTATCCGGCTGCTTCAACACAGTGAACGTGAACGTTCTTGATACAGTCGATTTTCCATCTGATAGAACAGCGGTCAGTGTTACAATTTCATCTCCATTTTCAAAAACAGGCCGTGCAACAGTACCGCTATTACTAATGATTGACTCATTATCTGATTGCCATGTAATGGTTGCTCCATGCAATCCAGTCATTGGCAGCTCAAGATCCGTCAGCACTGCATCCTTGCTGCTATTCTCCCCAAGGAAGCTCAGGTCATCTAATTGATCGGCAGCATGTTGTAGCAGCAGCACCTCCATGCTTGCCAGCTTCTCATTTGCCGCCACATGAAGCTCGCTCACTTCAGAGGCAGGAAGTGCGCCATTATAGATTTGGAAGTCTGCGATCATACCGCCAAAATAAGCATCTCCCGCATAAAAGGATTTTCCAATAAGACCGCTGATGCCGTTTTTATTGTTAATTTGATCGAGAGTAAAGCCGCCAGCATTACCAGATGAGACTAGCTGGCCGTCTACATACAGCGACAGCTTGTTTTCTGTACCCGACATTACTGCCGTAACGAGCTTCCAATCATCTGATTGGAGCAGCGGCGCTTTCGTCGCCACTTCATTGCGCCAGCCATTCGTTGCAATACCGAATCGCGCCGTGCTGTCTGCATTATATTTTGGCGTCACATACAAATAATGTGTATCGCCTTGTCCAAGCGCAAACAGCCATTCTGCACTGTTCTTGCCTTTCCAATTGACAAGGGCAGATACCGTGACATCCGTCAGCCCATCCAAAATACCCTGCGGCATTTCAATATAAGAGCTTGTATTGCCGCCTGCAAAGCTGATGGCTCCGGCTGCATCTGTCTTAATCCACTCCGCGTTGGCAGGGTTAATCCATGTGCCATTGTATTTGCCAGTCTGGTCAATGACCGAAGTACCTTCCAGCTTGCTCATGTCATAATGGACAATCAGCTCTGCAGGAGTCTCAACAACATCGCCTTTGCTATCCGTTATCATAATCCAGCTAATTTGCGGATCGGAACTGGTGGCACCTGCATTCGCCGCTCGATGCACCGTCAGCTCCAGCTTTCCGTTATCAACGGCTACATTGCCATAGCTAAGCACATCTTTTGCTGAGGAGAAAACATACCCGCTTGTTTTCACCGTTCCGTTCAGCAAAATATCAGCAATCCGTTTGCCGTTTGAATACTGGGACCACGGGTCGTACAAGCCTACATAAACATCGTAGCTTCCATTATCGATGTCGAAACGGTACGAGAGATCATTGCCGGCATTGCTTTTCAAATACCGCAATCCATCAAAAATATTGCCGCTGTTCGTACCGGATGTCAGCGTATTGTCTCCGATATAACCCCAAGTTTGATTGTTCGCCGGATCGTATTTCTGATCGATAACGTTTCCGTTTAGCAAATGCTCTTCGCCAATCAATTGAGTAATATCTTTATAATCTGACGTTTCCGCACCGCCTGCATGAACAAAATAAGCGCTGCCCTCTGGAATGACATACATCTGATGTTCGATTATTTTATTGGAGAGCTCAGTCAGCTTGCCGCTGACGCGCACCGTCCCCGGAATTTTGAATGACGCTTCATTTATGCTCCAGCTCATCGGCGTATCCTTCACCGTTCCATCCGATAAGGTCACTTGTACAGTAGTCGGAAGTGCTGGCGCTTTGCCAATTGTTGTACTTGCAGGAAGCGGAGTATTTAATGTCACCTTCCCCATGCTGTCGAGCAAATCAAGCGACCACTCATCATGCCATTGAAGGGCAATTTCATCATTTTGACCAAATTCAATCGGCAGCCAAATATAGCGGGAATTCGCAAGATCGTTTTGATTCCAGCGGTCACCCATATAGATGAATTTCCCCGCAGCCGCGTCTACTGTAATCACTTGAGTGCTCTGCGAGCCATAGGTCGTTGAGCTTCCGGGCGCAACATCGCGCATCGTTTTCCACGGTCCCATCATGCTGTCGGCAACCGTATATTTGCCCACGTTCGGAGCCCAGCCCGTCGCACCGGATGAAATCATGTAATATTTCCCTTGGTACTTAAATAGTGCTGGTGCCTCGCGCTGAGCTAGCGGGAATACGCGCACATAGTCCTCGCCATGCACTCCCTTGTACTCCGTATCTCGCTCTTCGTTGCCGTCTTTATGCCAACCAACAACATCTGTATACGAATCATTGAGCTTGGAGATGTACATTGTTAAATTTTCTTCACTCGAATAAATCAAATAACCGGTGCCGTCGTCATCCTTAAATAACGTCATATCCCGAGCCATGCCTGGCTGGTTTGGCTGGCCGTTATCAGTTGCTCCCTTAGGCGCTTGGTCCATGCGGTGGCTCTCCTGATAGACAAAAGGTCCGAGCGGAGAGTCACTAAGCGCATAGCCCGCTTCTGCTTTTGCATAGTTGGCTGTCGATGTCGCACTTGGGCCATCCGTGTGCATCCACATTACATATTTTTTTGTATGATCGTTATAAATCACTTTAGGACGTTCAATGATGCGGTCCGTACCGATGTCGTTCAAAATATCGGCTTGATCTGTCCGACCAGCATATAGCTCTGAAATAAGCGGATCATTCTCAAAGTCATCCATGGAACCGATCGCTGTCAGGGCGAGTCCATGATCCTCCCAGTTGTACAAATCCTTAGACGCGTAAACCCTTACCCCTCTGGCAGGCAAATAACCATAGGTTTTATCCTCGCCGTACCAGTAATAGGTTTGTGTATTCTCATCAAACATCATGCCAGCGCCGTGCGCTTGAATGAGCGCCCCGTTCGTATCTCTCCAAACCGCACCCGGTTTAAAAGAATTGTATGTCTCTTTAACTGCCAGCTCTGATATCGCCTTTGATAATGCTGCGATAGCCGAAATAATCTGCTCCTGAATTGCGAGATCCGTAATATCCGCACCGCTGCCTACTAGCGATTGCAGAATGGAATCACTCTCTTGAATGACCTCGTTCAGTACTGCGAGACTGAATGGCGTATATTTCGTGTTTGCTGCTTCAGCTCTTGCTGCTGCAATCTTGTCATCTAAATCAGAAAGTGGAACCGTTCTGTTCTGTCTAATGATGAGATAATTAACGAGTGGATCGTTATAGTTTGAGAGCGCAGCTGTTGCCGGCCCTTGTATCCTTACGTTTAACATCCCATCGGTAACGCTGATTTTGCGATAAGTAACCGATTTTTCAGCCCCTTCACCGCCAATTGCAAAATCACCGCCAGAAACGTTATTCCCTTCCAGCAGCAAGTTCACGCTTCTTCCGCTCCACGGATTATTAAAGCCAAAGGTCACGTCATATTCGCCTGTTGGCAGCTCAAAGTCATAAGCCAGTGCCTTATCTCTAACCTGCGTACCGTTATAATATCTTAACGATCCGGATTTGGTCGTTGCATCCCAGACGTTTGTGCCGCTCGTTGTCGTCACCAAGCCCCATGATTTAGACGTTAGGGGATCAATTCCATATACCTGCTCCGTAACCGAGCTATACAAGCCCAGCTTGTCGTTCCCTTCAACCGTCTTCGGGGTTGAATCACCTGCATTAACGAAATATAAAATATAATCGTTATCCTTCAGCTCCTGCTCTGTAAAATCGTCGGTGACAGCTAAAGCTTCCTCTAGCCCTTCACTTGCTGCGTTTACAGGGGCAAGCGAGGTTAGAAAACTTGCTAATAGAGAGAAGCATAGCGCCAAAGACAGCCATTTCTTTCTTTTCAACAATTGAATTCCTCCTTTAGTTTGGGTATCCGCTCTTTATGTATGCGTTTGCAGATCATGCTGCTTAGAACGTCTCCATGAATGTTAGCTTAGGTGTACCGTCTCTTCAACTGAACAATTTAGACAGCAATGAACTTCCATTAGACCGCCTAATTCTTCCGAAAATGAAGAGTTTATGTTCACTCAGGTTTGATTTTTTCACCTGCTCAAAACGGTGTGCACACATGTGAAAAAAGAAAAGAGACTGCCCGTGGGCAGCCTCTACTTCTGTGCTATTTATGCAAATCTCGTCTCTTGATAAGCATTCGATTATTGGAAACGATACGAATAATACCATAAACAAACAACCCAACAACGATCATATACAAACCTAAAATGATTAATGACCATGGGTTGAACATTTGTAACGGAAAAATGTTAATCAGTATAATGGGAAACTGTGCGAATAATACGACTGAAAGCAGAGACAAAATTCTTTTGTTGCGATCAATTAGAGAGTCCAGATCGGAGTAGATTTCAGGCCGCACCTCACTGTAGGGCATTCGCCAAATAAACCAGCCTGCGCCGGAATATACGAGCTCCCAGCCTGCTTCTTTAAACAGCTGCACATAGTTTGGGTCTTTGTTCATCTGATAGTCGAGGCAATATCGTAGCTTTCTAGTCTCACCCTTCTGGAAATGGAAACGAACGACATTGCCGCTTACTTTCCTCAGATGCCATCCTTCAGCCTCCTCTTGCTCAAGCCATCTCTCTATTTTTTCCGAATCCCAGCTTACCCACCATTTCGTCACCCGTTTCTCGTTATTCATGAAGTTTCCCCTCCACTTTTAAACTATTATGATACAGCTCTCCGATCCGGTTCATTTCTAGTTTGAGCAAGGTTTTACCGTCATCCGTGATGCGATAAAATTTACGCCTATCCTCTTCAAGCACAACTTCAATCAAGCTGTCTTTTTCCATGCGCGACAGGCTTCCGTACAAAGTCCCGGCCCCTAAATGAATTCTATTGTTCGTTAGTTCATCTACATGCTGCATGATCCCGTAACCATGACGAGTCTCTATAAGCGACAGCAAAATATAAAAAGCCGTTTCCGACATTGGCAAATAATTGCGAAGTAATTTCTCCATTGTGACTCGGCTCCTTTTGTGTGGAACTACCGAAAGTGTATATCACCCTATAATATATCGCATCTCGATATATCATAACGCGATTATATCACGTCACGATATATAAGTAAATCATTTCCATGCAAAAAAAGACCACTGCTCGTACGCAGTGATCTTCTCTATTATCATTTAGGCGTTGGTATACTGCTCGCCATTATGTTCCATCATTCACAACAAGCCCAAAAATCGTCGCCATTGTAATCGCCTGTGCAGGCGAGATGATGCAGCGCCGCAAATCCTCTAGCGAAGCGCCTAAGCTGTTAAATTCACAGCTGCTAATATCGATGCCGCCAAGCTTCGTCTGGGATAGCTGTGCTTGATCAATATTTGTTTCATGCAGAAAGAAATTAGCTAATGTCATATTGGACATGTCCGCTTTGGCTAACGAGCTTTTTTCGAATTTAACGCCTTTGGCATTGGTGAAGCGCAGTACCGCATAATCCGCCACACATTGCTCGAACCTTACGTTGCGCAGCATTGAGCCTGTCAAATCCATGCCAAGCAGCTTGCAATTAAGGAATGCGACTCGATGAAATACCGCTTCACTTAGATCGATATTTGATAAATCGCAGTTGTCAAAACGAACATCGGTAAATTCTGCTTTTCGCAGGCTTGTCGCCCGAAACGATACGTTATTAAACACCACACGATCAAAACAAGGCTTATAAGCCGATTGATTATGAACACCGCTGTCTTGAATGATGCTGTCGCTAATCTCAATCTCATCCGCCCATTCGTAATCAGGAACGTCTAAAGATTGCAATTCGCTTGATATTTTAGGAGCTTCAATTTTCTCTTTTTTGCTGGACATAAGTATGAAGACCTGCCTTTATTATGAAATAAATTCTATACAACCTCAGCTTCTTTATATTATACACTTTCAAATCCTGATCGGACGAATTCGTTTTTTTGAGCAACAAATCTTAAGGATACGGATTGAACATTATGAAAAAACGGGTAATGAGTTGTATTGTTTGGCATCGCTAATGACTTCTTGTGCTCCCCCATCTATAATGTGAATAAATAAAGTATGCAATAAAGGGGGACTTCACTCCCTTTTTAGACGGAATAGAGGTGTGTTATGAAATACGAGATGTCGCTGGAGCAGCGCGATAACATAATGGGAACGCTCACGGAGGAGCAGCGTCATTTTTTGCACCATGAGCTCGTTAGAGGCAGAAGAACGTTGTTCGCACGACAGCTTGCCCGAAAAAAATGCCAGTTCATTCCCGAGGACGCTGAATTCGAGGATATTGAATCGTTTATTGAGGAATGGGACTATATCGGGTTCACCGATAGCGGCGAAGTATCTCCTCATACAAAATGTGAATGCGGCCGTTCCTTGCGCTATCAGCATCAGGTGCTTCATCTCCCTACCAATACGATCCGCTACTTCGGTATCGAGCATTTACAGTTGCATACCGGAATTGATGCGAAAGCCATATCGGATATTATGAAAGGCTTCGACATCCTCGATGGCGAGATGAATGAAATGTTATGCAAATATAGAGATGGCTGGCAGCTCGATCAGCATCTTTTTTTGCCGCTGCCATCTGAGCTTGAAGTACCTGCCGACATTCAAGCACATATCGATGCCAATCTTCCGCTGCTGGAGAGACAGCTGTCCCGTATCCGCAGAAGACTGCATGAACTGGACCTAGCGAGCAGGAAGAAGCGAATAGCAGCCGCTTTAACCTTCTATGATCAATCGTCTTCAGAAGACGAGGAACAGCAAATACCGGAGACCCCGAACCTGCATAGCGACTACCGTTCCGACAAGGACATCATGGAGAACAGCAATCAGCCTGTTGACCCTCCAAACCATTCGCAAGGCTCCTTCGATTTTGGAGATAACGAAGTAACGCAAGGCGTACTCAGCTTTGACAATTCCGATGATGGCCAAGGTGCGTTTGTATTTGATGAAATCGAAAACAGTCAAGGCGCCTTCGTCTTTGATGAGATTGAAGAGAGCCAAGGCGCGTTTGTGTTCGATGAGCCTCCGGTGAACCAAGATGCGTTTGCATTCGAGGAGGCTGGCAAAAAATTAGGTGCTGCCGCAATGCGAGAATCTGAGCTAAGCAGCTCGAATGCCAAAACTTCAAGTCCCTTTTATTTGTCACAGCCGGCTCAGCGTGTCGTTGATGATGCTCTCAAGTACGGACGTATCAGCACATTAGCGATCTCTAACTTCTTAATTGAACAGAAGCTTGTACAAGATACACGAATGTCTACCGGCAAGCCTGGCATCTACATTGCTGTGGCAGCGTATTTGGACAAGCTTTCAGCAGCAGGCCAATGCGAGCTCGTGCTCGGCAATTCCGAGGATCGCGTTTATTCGAATTCGAAGACTCCGTAATTGCTTTTTGTGCCGAGCGTTCACCCAGCATTCATTCCAAGTTGAATTTCTATTTTTCGAGCCCACTCTGTCCACCTCGTTTTTTGTGAGAGCTTGACCATCGATACATCAAAAAGCATTGCTGCTTCATGGTCAAGCCTCTCCTCTATGGCAAAAACTCCGCGTAATCACTCATTTTTCTCGTAAATTAAATAATCATAATCTTATGAATTATTAACGTTATTTTTTACCATAATAATTAAACCTGCAACATAAACTTAATATTTTCCGTTTTTAAACTTGATAACAAAAATGACACCGAGGAGATTGATTACGATGAAAAAAAGATATTTTGCATTTATGCTTGTCATTGCTTTAGGTTTGGTGCTGACGGCATGCTCAGGTTCGAACTCAAATTCAGGAGCTAATTCTAATACATCAGGCAACAAAGAAGAGCAATTCGTAACAACAAAAACGACAAAAGAGATGGTTGACGGCATGTTGGCCAAAATTGAACAACCCGCGCTAGCAGAAATGACAGGCGACATGGTGAAACAAATGTATTACTTCGATCCATCTATTCTGGAAGAATATACAATTATGTCACCATTAATGAATGTTAAAACAAATGAAATAGCTGTTTTCAAAGTGAAGGATGCTAAAGATATTGCTGCTGTTGAGGACGGAATCAAGAAACGTGCTGCGGATGTTCAAAAATCGTTTGAAACTTATTTGCCAGATCAGTACGAAAACGCCAAAAACTACAAGCTTGTAGCGAAAGGCAATCACGTCTTTTTCGTCATTTCTGAACAAGCGGATAAA from Paenibacillus sp. FSL K6-3182 carries:
- a CDS encoding S-layer homology domain-containing protein produces the protein MLKRKKWLSLALCFSLLASFLTSLAPVNAASEGLEEALAVTDDFTEQELKDNDYILYFVNAGDSTPKTVEGNDKLGLYSSVTEQVYGIDPLTSKSWGLVTTTSGTNVWDATTKSGSLRYYNGTQVRDKALAYDFELPTGEYDVTFGFNNPWSGRSVNLLLEGNNVSGGDFAIGGEGAEKSVTYRKISVTDGMLNVRIQGPATAALSNYNDPLVNYLIIRQNRTVPLSDLDDKIAAARAEAANTKYTPFSLAVLNEVIQESDSILQSLVGSGADITDLAIQEQIISAIAALSKAISELAVKETYNSFKPGAVWRDTNGALIQAHGAGMMFDENTQTYYWYGEDKTYGYLPARGVRVYASKDLYNWEDHGLALTAIGSMDDFENDPLISELYAGRTDQADILNDIGTDRIIERPKVIYNDHTKKYVMWMHTDGPSATSTANYAKAEAGYALSDSPLGPFVYQESHRMDQAPKGATDNGQPNQPGMARDMTLFKDDDGTGYLIYSSEENLTMYISKLNDSYTDVVGWHKDGNEERDTEYKGVHGEDYVRVFPLAQREAPALFKYQGKYYMISSGATGWAPNVGKYTVADSMMGPWKTMRDVAPGSSTTYGSQSTQVITVDAAAGKFIYMGDRWNQNDLANSRYIWLPIEFGQNDEIALQWHDEWSLDLLDSMGKVTLNTPLPASTTIGKAPALPTTVQVTLSDGTVKDTPMSWSINEASFKIPGTVRVSGKLTELSNKIIEHQMYVIPEGSAYFVHAGGAETSDYKDITQLIGEEHLLNGNVIDQKYDPANNQTWGYIGDNTLTSGTNSGNIFDGLRYLKSNAGNDLSYRFDIDNGSYDVYVGLYDPWSQYSNGKRIADILLNGTVKTSGYVFSSAKDVLSYGNVAVDNGKLELTVHRAANAGATSSDPQISWIMITDSKGDVVETPAELIVHYDMSKLEGTSVIDQTGKYNGTWINPANAEWIKTDAAGAISFAGGNTSSYIEMPQGILDGLTDVTVSALVNWKGKNSAEWLFALGQGDTHYLYVTPKYNADSTARFGIATNGWRNEVATKAPLLQSDDWKLVTAVMSGTENKLSLYVDGQLVSSGNAGGFTLDQINNKNGISGLIGKSFYAGDAYFGGMIADFQIYNGALPASEVSELHVAANEKLASMEVLLLQHAADQLDDLSFLGENSSKDAVLTDLELPMTGLHGATITWQSDNESIISNSGTVARPVFENGDEIVTLTAVLSDGKSTVSRTFTFTVLKQPDTAVHVTGVTVNKDAVTLKEEEQLQLNAEVAPLNADNKAVLWSSDAAAIASVDTNGIVTALKEGTATLTVVTVDGGFTAKVVVTVEKKKDTGVEPSPTPDPTPSPSPDPTPSPSPDPTPSPTPNPGTNPTPSPVPTPSPDPEPHFKDTAGHWAAASINKLLDKNILGGFPDGSFKPNQEMSRAEFSAVIYRLLGLNAESSEPGFGDITPTAWYSKYVNGLHAAGIITGFDDGSFKPNQEMTREEAFVILYRAVKDQMIVASGAAKPSFADEPSVSSWAKEAIAALTEAGIIKGYEDGSIRPKEKITRAEIASIVANFVK
- a CDS encoding DUF2812 domain-containing protein, with the translated sequence MNNEKRVTKWWVSWDSEKIERWLEQEEAEGWHLRKVSGNVVRFHFQKGETRKLRYCLDYQMNKDPNYVQLFKEAGWELVYSGAGWFIWRMPYSEVRPEIYSDLDSLIDRNKRILSLLSVVLFAQFPIILINIFPLQMFNPWSLIILGLYMIVVGLFVYGIIRIVSNNRMLIKRRDLHK
- a CDS encoding PadR family transcriptional regulator, giving the protein MEKLLRNYLPMSETAFYILLSLIETRHGYGIMQHVDELTNNRIHLGAGTLYGSLSRMEKDSLIEVVLEEDRRKFYRITDDGKTLLKLEMNRIGELYHNSLKVEGKLHE
- a CDS encoding pentapeptide repeat-containing protein; this encodes MSSKKEKIEAPKISSELQSLDVPDYEWADEIEISDSIIQDSGVHNQSAYKPCFDRVVFNNVSFRATSLRKAEFTDVRFDNCDLSNIDLSEAVFHRVAFLNCKLLGMDLTGSMLRNVRFEQCVADYAVLRFTNAKGVKFEKSSLAKADMSNMTLANFFLHETNIDQAQLSQTKLGGIDISSCEFNSLGASLEDLRRCIISPAQAITMATIFGLVVNDGT
- a CDS encoding DUF3895 domain-containing protein — encoded protein: MKYEMSLEQRDNIMGTLTEEQRHFLHHELVRGRRTLFARQLARKKCQFIPEDAEFEDIESFIEEWDYIGFTDSGEVSPHTKCECGRSLRYQHQVLHLPTNTIRYFGIEHLQLHTGIDAKAISDIMKGFDILDGEMNEMLCKYRDGWQLDQHLFLPLPSELEVPADIQAHIDANLPLLERQLSRIRRRLHELDLASRKKRIAAALTFYDQSSSEDEEQQIPETPNLHSDYRSDKDIMENSNQPVDPPNHSQGSFDFGDNEVTQGVLSFDNSDDGQGAFVFDEIENSQGAFVFDEIEESQGAFVFDEPPVNQDAFAFEEAGKKLGAAAMRESELSSSNAKTSSPFYLSQPAQRVVDDALKYGRISTLAISNFLIEQKLVQDTRMSTGKPGIYIAVAAYLDKLSAAGQCELVLGNSEDRVYSNSKTP
- a CDS encoding DUF4358 domain-containing protein; this translates as MKKRYFAFMLVIALGLVLTACSGSNSNSGANSNTSGNKEEQFVTTKTTKEMVDGMLAKIEQPALAEMTGDMVKQMYYFDPSILEEYTIMSPLMNVKTNEIAVFKVKDAKDIAAVEDGIKKRAADVQKSFETYLPDQYENAKNYKLVAKGNHVFFVISEQADKFVTEFDSFFAKK